The following is a genomic window from Meriones unguiculatus strain TT.TT164.6M chromosome 7, Bangor_MerUng_6.1, whole genome shotgun sequence.
CAGGTCATCTTTCTGTCCAAGGGGAAGGACGCCATGCAGTCCTTCATGATGCCGTTCTACCTGATGAAGGACTGTGAGATCAAGCAGCCAGTGTTCGGTGCAAACTTCATCAAGGGAACagtgaaggctgaagcaggaggtaGGTGGCAAAGGAGCTCAGGGATGTGAGTGAGTCTCCAGTGAGATGTTCTGGGCATCTCTGACCCACATGGagttgcccctttccaagccttCCCCTTCCAGCCATGGATTAATTTCTGATGACTGGGCTAATGGCCAAACAGTACATGTGGGTTTTGGTTACCAAGGGCTGGGAAGCGCTGGGTTAGATTGTCCTTTTGTTCCAAGAGCGAGcccaacaaaaaaattaaaaactaaaggtGCTTATTTTTCCCCAGGGAGGGCCAGGTTTTAGGGAAGGAGTTGTGTCTCATTTTTGGGTGGGGCCTTCCATGAGAGCCAAGGAAAGGCAGCTGCCTCACCAGAGGCTGGCAAAAACCAGCTCTGTGACCGACTTCCAGACTCCAGCGGGCTCTTGTCAACCTCACCCATTTACTCCCAGCCGGGCCGGAGGGGCCATGTTCTGTCCTGAGGCTCCTTACCAGGAGGGTTCTGCTAAGCGCTTTACTGGGGGTGGAAAGTAACAATCAACTGTGTAACCTTGGCGCTGGCTGTGCACCTGGCTGGGGTGGGGGAAAGCCCCGGTGAGAGGATGACACCCATAGGCAGGAGCCGGGCCAGTCTGCAGCACCAGGCCTTGTGTGGGCCACAGGCAGGAGCCCCACCCTTCCCAACAGGCCTCCTCGATGTTGGATGACGGCCAGAAGAGGATGAAGAGCCATCCTCTGGGCTgaacctgttttctttctcactgTTCATGCACTGTCCTTGCCCTTCTCAGGCGGCTGGGAAGGCTCCACTTCCTACAAGTTGACCTTCACAGCAGGGGGCGCCATTGAGTTTGGGCAGCGGATGCTCCAGGTGGCATCTCAAGGTATCCATGCTCTTAAAAACTGGGGGCTAAGAATGCATCAAacatgggttttttgtttgtcctTTTATCTTGCATTGTAAGCAACGGGAAGTAACTATCTCGGCCCAGCTGACAGCGCTGGGAGCTGGGGAAGAAACCTGTAATTACCATCTGTGGGTGTCCTCTGCCCAGAACAGGCTTGCAACATTCTGACAGAAATGTTTGgactgcaaaacaaacaaaaaactcaactGTTAAACTACCGTCCAGCAGCCATTGTAAATCACCAAGCCTTATGCTGAGCATTGGTTCCCTCTCATTCTTCACTTCCCCCGCCCAGCAGTACGCCTTTTCCTTCACTTCCCTCTTCACTCCTGTCCTTGACCCCTGCCTGTTGCCTTCTGACCTTTTCCTACCCTCTCCTCACCACGTGGTGACCTAGGCAGACCCAGTGGGGTGGGCCGTGAAATGATGGTAGGGCATGTCTGTGGCCACAGTCCTGGGACCCGTCAGTCCCTGAGGCAGGCGACActcatctctctctccccttgTACTTATAGCCTCCAGAGGTGAAGTCCCCAATGGAGCCTATGGGTACCCTTACATGCCCAGCGGGGCCTATGTCTTTCCCCCGCCAGTCGCCAATGGAATGTACCCCTGCCCTCCTGGCTACCCCTATCCACCGCCCCCACCTGGTGAGTGTGTCCTCTGCtgcccagcctcagcctccccgcCCATCTACCCATTGCAGACGGGAGACATGGCCTTTCACCTGCTTTCACCTAACAGACATAGGAGAGTTTAGAGGGCACCCCAAGGAACTAGGCAGGACACTCCCAGAACCAGCCTTCTAAGGGAGCCGAGCAAGGCTGCTCAGACCTGTCACTCTCTTCCCAAGCAGAGTTCTATCCAGGACCTCCCATGATGGATGGGGCCATGGGATACGTACAGCCCCCGCCACCACCGTATCCTGGGCCCATGGAGCCTCCAGTCAGCGGCCCCAGTGCCCCCTCCACTCCTGCAGGTGAGGCCCCTCGTCTGCCAGCAGTCCTCGAGGACCAGCCCCCTCCTCCCCAAGGTCTTACAGAGAACCCCACATGATGGTTGGAAACCACTGAGCCTCAGAGGATGAAAGGCCCCTGGCTTACAGACCTCCCAAAGGCACCAACAGGGTGCTCGGTCCCAAGGGCTGGGTGTGGTTCAGTGAGCACCTGCCTGAATGGGCTAGCCTGGCTTCTCTCCCTAGCCCCACAGAACACGAATCTGAAGGTAGCTGAGACGACCTCTAGAGTCTAGCCTTGTTGGCTCTCAGCTTGCAGTGACCTTCTTAGACCAAGATCACCCTGCCTGCCTCCGTGTTCTCATTTACAGATGGTCCTAGGACCACCTGATAGACTCAGTGCCAAGGGTGTGTAAAGGAACTGTAAAGAGCATTCCAGCACATGGCAGGTGCTTAGGAAAACCGCTGCAGCTTTTGTTGATGGCCTGAGTCGCCCCCACCAGCTAAACTCAGCCAAGGGCAGAGGAGGGGACTTGTCACTTGTTGCCGTCTCCCCGTGTGTTTGCTTTCCCAGCTGAGGCCAAGGCCGCAGAAGCCGCTGCCAGCGCCTATTACAACCCGGGCAACCCACACAATGTCTACATGCCCACGGTGAGTTGGCCTGGGGGCTAGTGTGGAAAGAGACCCCAGCTCGCTCTATGATATCTCATGTGCTCTTTGTTTTTGTCCTCTAGAGCCAGCCTCCACCACCACCCTACTACCccccagaagacaagaagacCCAGTAGACCCTaccctcctccctgcctcttcccgaTGACCCCTTCCTGGGCCTCCACggagctacatctgggattcCCGGAGGCCAGGGAGGGCCCTGTTCGACCCCTGATTATAGACAGTTAGCAGGAACTAGCCCTGATGGAAGGGTAGAGCTCCCGGCCTCTGAGAGGCAGCTCCCAGCTTCCCACGCTAGCTCAGCCTGCTGCGCTGCTCCACCCAGCTTCCCTTTCACCTTGTCTGGGACTCCGAGGAGTGCAGGAGTACCCTGTTCCTCGCTGTAGCAGGTCCTCCCCACAGAGACTGGCCACTCCTCCCCCGCAGTCCAGCCCCCTCAGCCTGATAGCCCCTGCACCCCATCTCTTGGGCTCATCAGACCAGCCATGTGTATCCCCAACAGGCCCTGCCAAGCCATGTTAACATTCCTTGCCCCGCGTGTGCCTGACCCTGGAAGGCCACTGTCCCAGCAGACTATCAGTCCACATTCCCTTTGGCCATGCTCCGACCTCAGTCACACTCACCCTGCCACACTTGCTCTCTGTTGCCTCCAGGTTTTGGGAATTTTACTGAGTTTCTGGTGGTTGGTAGCATCAGAAGCAAAGCCGCTGTGGGGAGAagccctctgcccctctgctAGGGTTTCTGGGAATtacttcccctcctctcctctcccctttacAAGGGCCTTCTCCAAGGGAGCAATAGAGAACACATGTCCCCCCCATCAGGCCCTTTGGTCTGGGAATGAGAGCCTTCAACCGTGTGACCTATAACCCGTCATCCTCCCCCCTGTAAGCTTCACACCGCCTGGATGCACTAAGATTTGCTCTTGTTCCTGGTCTGAACAAAAAAATGAGGAGATGGTTATTTAAAGAGAAATTGCCTATTTATTtgacacaaacacaaaaatcCAGTTAATATATATTAATGTGAAATAAACCCTGTTTGCACCTTGATTTGTTTGCTACAACTGTGAAATAGTAAAAATGAAGTAACTGAAGGCTCTCTGACTCTGTGTGGTGACCGGGTGAGGTTTTCCGGAGGAGGCTGCTGTGGGCGGGGCTAGAGAGCCTGTTTCCTCCTCAGTGAGTCTCTGGGTGTGTGTTCCCCATATCCTACACAGGCCCCTGTACCGGCCTGGCCTGGCGTGTCGTGCCACCCCCTGCCAGCTGGGGGCAGGACAAGGCCTGTGTTCGATCTCGCAGTCCCTCCTGAGCACAGGCTGCAGCTTTGTTCCCCAGGTGTGCCAGCACTCCTGTGAGAGAGTGGCTGGTGCCTTCGTGCCACCTTACTTAGGGAAGAAGAGGACAGAATAAAGCCAAATCCATACATACCCAGGCCTGACCCCACTCAGCGAGCCAAAGAGCCGTGGGAGATCCCACTGATGAAGTGTCAGCTCCTCACCAAAGTGCTCCTGCGCGGAGAGACCGCCCCAAGGCTTCCTCTTCCTTCCGACACCCCCCCTGGGACCTCTCAGGGTTAGTAAAGTCCCCTGACCCTCACTGGTGGGGCTGAGCTTCATGTCCTTTCTGTCCATCCCTGACGAACTGAAAGTAGTCCTGCTCCTTGCCTGCCAAGTCACCTGtggggtggagcctctcaggaaACACGGCCCTGAGCCTGCCCCACCCTAACCCAGATCTGGGACCCATTTAGAAAACCTGAGGATGAGAATGCCACAGGTCTAGGTCGGCTTCCTTGGTCCAGGCATAGTTGAGGCAGCTGCTGCCTAGCCTGGCCTTACCACCCTGGCCAGGCGTTCTCGACTCTTCCCCCAGAGGCTGTGTGGGACGGTGGGTGGGGCTTACCCGCCTACTGGGCCCACTTTCTGCCCCAGGCTGGGGAGGATCCTGCAAGGGTCCAGGCTGGAAGGGAGATGCAGGGAGCCTGGGAGAAGACACCCTCAAGGCAGTGACACCCTGACCCTCTACCCCTCCACCCTCCCCTGGCAGAGGGTGTATCTTGGGGCTCTTTGCATCATCCTGCGGCTTCCACCCGGCAGCCAGGGGGTGGCAGAGGGAAGGGCAGAGCCAGCCACCATGGCGACACACCTCTCCCACCCCCAGCGGCGCCCTCCGCTCTTGCGCCAGGCCATCAAGATAAGGCGCCGCAGGGTCAGAGACCTGCGGGATCCACCGCCCCAAACCACCAAGGAGGTAGGAGTGACTACGAAAGGCAAAGAGccagccgggggtgggggggtactCGGCAGTCTTGGGGCCTGGA
Proteins encoded in this region:
- the Wbp2 gene encoding WW domain-binding protein 2 isoform X6, whose protein sequence is MALNKNHSEGGGVIVNNTESILMTYDHVELTFNDMKNVPEAFKGTKKGTVYLTPYRVIFLSKGKDAMQSFMMPFYLMKDCEIKQPVFGANFIKGTVKAEAGGGWEGSTSYKLTFTAGGAIEFGQRMLQVASQEFYPGPPMMDGAMGYVQPPPPPYPGPMEPPVSGPSAPSTPAAEAKAAEAAASAYYNPGNPHNVYMPTSQPPPPPYYPPEDKKTQ
- the Wbp2 gene encoding WW domain-binding protein 2 isoform X2 translates to MALNKNHSEGGGVIVNNTESILMTYDHVELTFNDMKNVPEAFKGTKKGTVYLTPYRVIFLSKGKDAMQSFMMPFYLMKDCEIKQPVFGANFIKGTVKAEAGGGWEGSTSYKLTFTAGGAIEFGQRMLQVASQASRGEVPNGAYGYPYMPSGAYVFPPPVANGMYPCPPGYPYPPPPPEFYPGPPMMDGAMGYVQPPPPPYPGPMEPPVSGPSAPSTPAAEAKAAEAAASAYYNPGNPHNVYMPTSQPPPPPYYPPEDKKTQ
- the Wbp2 gene encoding WW domain-binding protein 2 isoform X4, which translates into the protein MTYDHVELTFNDMKNVPEAFKGTKKGTVYLTPYRVIFLSKGKDAMQSFMMPFYLMKDCEIKQPVFGANFIKGTVKAEAGGGWEGSTSYKLTFTAGGAIEFGQRMLQVASQASRGEVPNGAYGYPYMPSGAYVFPPPVANGMYPCPPGYPYPPPPPEFYPGPPMMDGAMGYVQPPPPPYPGPMEPPVSGPSAPSTPAAEAKAAEAAASAYYNPGNPHNVYMPTSQPPPPPYYPPEDKKTQ
- the Wbp2 gene encoding WW domain-binding protein 2 isoform X5, with translation MALNKNHSEGGGVIVNNTESILMTYDHVELTFNDMKNVPEAFKGTKKGTVYLTPYRVIFLSKGKDAMQSFMMPFYLMKDCEIKQPVFGANFIKGTVKAEAGGGWEGSTSYKLTFTAGGAIEFGQRMLQVASQAEFYPGPPMMDGAMGYVQPPPPPYPGPMEPPVSGPSAPSTPAAEAKAAEAAASAYYNPGNPHNVYMPTSQPPPPPYYPPEDKKTQ
- the Wbp2 gene encoding WW domain-binding protein 2 isoform X3; amino-acid sequence: MTYDHVELTFNDMKNVPEAFKGTKKGTVYLTPYRVIFLSKGKDAMQSFMMPFYLMKDCEIKQPVFGANFIKGTVKAEAGGGWEGSTSYKLTFTAGGAIEFGQRMLQVASQASRGEVPNGAYGYPYMPSGAYVFPPPVANGMYPCPPGYPYPPPPPAEFYPGPPMMDGAMGYVQPPPPPYPGPMEPPVSGPSAPSTPAAEAKAAEAAASAYYNPGNPHNVYMPTSQPPPPPYYPPEDKKTQ
- the Wbp2 gene encoding WW domain-binding protein 2 isoform X1; translation: MALNKNHSEGGGVIVNNTESILMTYDHVELTFNDMKNVPEAFKGTKKGTVYLTPYRVIFLSKGKDAMQSFMMPFYLMKDCEIKQPVFGANFIKGTVKAEAGGGWEGSTSYKLTFTAGGAIEFGQRMLQVASQASRGEVPNGAYGYPYMPSGAYVFPPPVANGMYPCPPGYPYPPPPPAEFYPGPPMMDGAMGYVQPPPPPYPGPMEPPVSGPSAPSTPAAEAKAAEAAASAYYNPGNPHNVYMPTSQPPPPPYYPPEDKKTQ